One window from the genome of Candidatus Synechococcus calcipolaris G9 encodes:
- the argJ gene encoding bifunctional glutamate N-acetyltransferase/amino-acid acetyltransferase ArgJ produces the protein MADWQKISGGITAPKGYRAAGIRAGLKPSGLPDLALIVSDVPAIAAGVFTTSHVCAAPVQYCRERLQAKANAQAILCNAGQANAATGAQGWTTVLDQAQLVGDALNLPPESVFVASTGVIGKPIPLDKIRTALPTLIDQLTDSGSDAAAQAIMTTDLVPKAIALEADFDGHPIRIGGIAKGSGMIHPNMATMLAFVTCDAAVSPHLWQEMVSRASDRSFNQITVDGDTSTNDTLLALANGQSRTPAIIDPGPIAERLEAMLTDVCMYLAKSIARDGEGATCLLEIQVQGANDDASAREIARTVAGSMLFKSAVFGRDPNWGRIAAAVGRAGVYFDQNNLSIQLGDILMMEQGQPLNFDRAAANAYLVQQAQRANQSESGQSVSHPVVIQISIGQGGGQGIAWGCDLSYEYVKINAEYTT, from the coding sequence ATGGCAGACTGGCAGAAAATCTCCGGTGGTATTACTGCGCCCAAGGGGTATCGGGCCGCCGGGATACGCGCTGGCTTAAAGCCCTCTGGACTACCCGACTTAGCCTTGATTGTCTCCGATGTCCCCGCGATCGCCGCCGGGGTTTTTACCACCAGCCATGTTTGTGCCGCCCCAGTACAGTACTGCCGCGAACGTTTACAGGCCAAGGCCAATGCCCAGGCCATTCTCTGTAATGCCGGCCAGGCCAATGCGGCCACCGGTGCCCAGGGCTGGACAACGGTTCTAGATCAGGCCCAGTTGGTGGGGGATGCTCTCAATCTGCCACCCGAGTCGGTGTTTGTCGCCTCCACCGGAGTCATTGGTAAACCCATTCCCCTCGATAAAATTCGCACGGCCCTACCAACACTCATCGATCAATTAACGGACAGCGGCTCTGACGCAGCAGCCCAAGCCATTATGACCACGGATTTAGTGCCCAAGGCGATCGCCCTCGAAGCAGACTTTGATGGCCATCCGATTCGGATTGGTGGCATTGCCAAAGGGTCAGGGATGATTCACCCCAATATGGCCACCATGCTAGCCTTTGTTACCTGTGATGCCGCCGTCTCCCCCCACCTCTGGCAAGAAATGGTCAGTCGGGCCAGCGATCGCAGCTTTAATCAAATTACGGTGGATGGTGATACCAGCACCAACGATACCCTATTGGCCCTGGCCAATGGACAATCTCGCACTCCAGCCATTATCGACCCGGGGCCCATTGCCGAGCGTTTGGAAGCCATGCTAACGGACGTTTGTATGTACTTAGCCAAATCCATTGCCCGGGATGGAGAAGGAGCCACCTGCCTACTGGAAATCCAAGTGCAGGGAGCCAATGATGATGCCTCTGCTCGGGAAATTGCCCGCACAGTAGCCGGTTCCATGTTATTCAAGTCCGCTGTTTTTGGCCGTGATCCCAACTGGGGAAGGATTGCTGCCGCCGTGGGACGCGCCGGAGTCTATTTTGATCAAAATAACTTAAGCATCCAACTGGGAGATATTCTGATGATGGAGCAGGGGCAACCCCTCAACTTTGATCGTGCCGCCGCCAATGCCTACTTGGTTCAACAGGCCCAACGGGCAAATCAGTCCGAATCAGGCCAGTCCGTTTCCCATCCCGTCGTCATTCAGATTAGTATTGGTCAGGGGGGTGGCCAGGGAATCGCCTGGGGCTGCGATCTAAGTTACGAATATGTCAAAATCAATGCCGAATACACCACCTAA
- a CDS encoding pentapeptide repeat-containing protein, which produces MNAQELLKRYAAGERDFNRASLSNAELINADLRGVNLARADLEWVNLSGAKLTGANLSGAEVVNATLIKADLVDANLGGVNLGRTDLSWANLTRANLSRSELGETTLRGANLQGADLSRVDLAEADLRGLGLNGVNLRGANLQGANLHGSELIQAILARVDLIEADVSNANLTGANLSGANLTRANLSGANFTGADLSRVDLTEVTLAQANLTKANLSGAELAQADLSSLELCEVNLGGANLSGANLTDTNLSRADLSGANLRGANLSRAKLVGTNLRGTNLQGANLNGALLDGADLSQADLRSANLSGLVLSGVTLRGANLSGANLREVELTEANFSRADLVEANLSRARLIGVNLSRATLSEANLSRATLSGATLSRVTLSGSLMGTVDLSGVNLGGADLGDANLSGSNLSRADLTRVNLTAADMSGANLSEVDLRGTIMPDGRRRG; this is translated from the coding sequence ATGAATGCCCAGGAGTTACTCAAGCGTTATGCCGCCGGTGAACGGGACTTTAATCGGGCTAGCCTAAGTAATGCCGAATTGATCAATGCAGATCTGCGGGGAGTCAACCTAGCGCGGGCCGACTTGGAATGGGTTAACTTGAGTGGGGCTAAACTGACAGGAGCCAATCTCAGCGGAGCCGAAGTCGTCAATGCAACCCTGATCAAAGCAGACCTCGTGGATGCCAATTTAGGGGGAGTCAATCTGGGTCGTACAGATCTGAGTTGGGCCAATCTCACCCGAGCCAACCTGAGCCGTTCAGAATTAGGGGAAACTACCCTGCGGGGAGCCAATCTTCAGGGGGCGGATTTAAGCCGGGTGGATCTGGCGGAAGCGGATCTCCGGGGACTGGGCTTAAATGGGGTCAATTTGCGAGGGGCGAACCTACAGGGAGCTAACCTCCATGGCAGCGAATTGATTCAGGCAATTTTAGCCCGTGTTGATCTGATTGAAGCGGATGTGAGCAATGCCAATCTCACGGGAGCAAACCTGAGTGGGGCCAATCTCACACGGGCCAATCTATCTGGCGCAAACTTTACCGGAGCGGATCTCAGCCGCGTCGATCTCACCGAGGTCACCCTAGCCCAAGCGAATTTAACCAAGGCCAATTTAAGTGGGGCAGAACTGGCCCAAGCGGATCTGTCTTCCCTAGAACTGTGTGAAGTGAATCTGGGGGGGGCAAACCTGAGTGGGGCCAATTTAACGGATACCAATTTGAGTCGGGCCGACCTGAGTGGGGCCAATCTGCGGGGTGCAAACCTGAGTCGGGCGAAACTGGTGGGCACAAACCTGCGGGGCACCAATTTGCAAGGGGCGAATCTCAACGGGGCCCTGCTGGATGGGGCCGATTTAAGCCAAGCGGATCTCCGCAGTGCCAACTTAAGTGGCTTAGTGCTAAGTGGTGTCACCCTGCGAGGAGCAAACTTGAGTGGGGCCAATCTCCGGGAAGTGGAGCTAACGGAGGCTAATTTTAGTCGGGCCGATTTAGTGGAGGCCAACCTGAGTCGGGCCCGATTGATTGGGGTCAATTTAAGTCGAGCTACCTTGAGCGAAGCTAATTTAAGCCGAGCCACCCTGAGCGGTGCCACCTTGAGTCGAGTTACCCTTAGCGGTAGTTTAATGGGAACGGTGGATCTCAGTGGTGTGAATTTAGGGGGAGCAGATTTAGGGGATGCAAATCTATCGGGGTCTAATTTGTCTAGGGCGGATTTAACGCGGGTGAATTTAACCGCAGCAGATATGAGTGGGGCGAATCTGAGTGAGGTAGATCTGCGGGGAACCATTATGCCCGATGGCCGTCGCCGAGGTTAG
- a CDS encoding E3 ubiquitin ligase family protein, with product MEGLVIFGSILLIAAIALFFVQRHYNLKLRSLKLADAMTTVELHQLADHIAHEIGSGSLRRYVKVSGVITCENPLISELKQMPCVYYTMSVTREYEEDVRKTDSDGKTYWSTERRSQTMSSNSQSTPFFVRDRHGDVQVNPSNAAIDTVSVLDEFRSAGSSSSFSVGAFQMNLNMFSQSGSRTIGYRYKESILPLNRHVLVVGLASDQTSVLQIEQPTESGKKFFISLKSEASLSQETKNTMTYAGVGTAVSGVLGVIFLLIALLS from the coding sequence ATGGAAGGACTTGTGATCTTTGGCAGTATTTTACTGATTGCGGCGATCGCCCTGTTTTTTGTTCAGCGTCACTACAACCTAAAGTTACGCAGTCTGAAGCTGGCGGATGCCATGACCACGGTTGAGCTTCACCAATTAGCCGATCATATCGCCCACGAAATTGGCTCCGGTAGCCTGCGCCGCTACGTTAAGGTTTCCGGTGTCATTACCTGTGAAAATCCCCTGATCTCCGAGTTGAAGCAAATGCCCTGCGTGTATTACACCATGAGTGTCACCCGTGAGTACGAAGAAGATGTGCGAAAGACCGATAGTGATGGTAAAACCTACTGGTCAACGGAACGCCGTTCCCAAACCATGAGTAGTAATAGCCAATCCACCCCCTTTTTTGTCCGCGATCGCCACGGTGATGTCCAGGTTAATCCCAGTAACGCCGCCATCGACACCGTATCTGTTCTGGATGAATTTCGCTCCGCTGGCTCTAGCAGTTCCTTTTCCGTGGGGGCATTCCAGATGAATCTGAATATGTTCTCCCAATCTGGAAGCCGTACCATCGGCTATCGCTACAAAGAGTCTATTTTGCCCCTCAATCGCCACGTCCTTGTAGTTGGTCTAGCCAGTGATCAAACCAGCGTACTCCAAATTGAACAACCCACGGAGTCCGGCAAAAAGTTTTTTATCTCCCTTAAGTCTGAAGCATCCCTGAGTCAGGAAACCAAAAATACCATGACTTATGCTGGCGTTGGTACGGCTGTTTCAGGAGTATTAGGTGTTATTTTTCTACTGATTGCTTTGTTGTCCTAG
- the pyrR gene encoding bifunctional pyr operon transcriptional regulator/uracil phosphoribosyltransferase PyrR, with product MSSETIEILNADDLRRTVTRLASQVVEKCRGRLEDLVLLGIHTRGIPLANLLANQLELLEGETIPVGELDITFYRDDLDRIGPRTPQRTSIPVDLSGKVVLLVDDVIYSGRTVRSALNAVHDYGRPGAIWLLVLVDRGHRELPIHPDFIGKLLPTAREEVVKVWLYDLDERDAVELIKPAPPDD from the coding sequence ATGTCTTCTGAAACCATTGAAATTTTGAATGCGGATGATCTGCGTCGAACCGTCACTCGGTTAGCCTCCCAGGTGGTGGAAAAATGCCGTGGCCGCTTAGAGGATTTAGTGTTATTGGGAATTCATACCCGTGGCATTCCCCTGGCCAACCTCCTAGCGAATCAACTGGAACTGCTGGAGGGAGAAACTATCCCGGTGGGGGAGCTAGATATTACCTTCTATCGGGATGACTTAGATCGCATTGGCCCCCGGACTCCCCAGCGGACATCGATCCCGGTGGATCTGTCGGGGAAGGTTGTTCTCTTGGTGGATGATGTCATCTACAGCGGACGAACGGTGCGATCGGCCTTAAATGCAGTCCATGATTATGGCCGGCCCGGGGCGATCTGGCTCTTGGTTCTGGTGGATCGGGGCCATCGGGAACTCCCCATTCACCCCGACTTTATTGGCAAACTCTTGCCCACGGCCCGGGAGGAGGTTGTGAAAGTATGGCTCTACGATCTCGATGAACGGGATGCGGTGGAACTCATTAAACCCGCTCCCCCAGATGATTAG
- the murC gene encoding UDP-N-acetylmuramate--L-alanine ligase, whose amino-acid sequence MDFSGRPFHFIGIGGIGMSALAHILAKQQLPVSGSDLRSSNLTQQLQQLGVTVFLGQEAANLEAYPLGTREFDLPQVICSTAIRKDNPEYKAALDLGCPIFHRSDVLAALMKRSQSIAVSGTHGKTTTSSMIGYMLLHAGLDPTLIIGGEVSAWQGNARVGNSRYLVAEADESDGSLRKFGANLGIITNIELDHPDHYQSLDQVVDIFQQFANDSEIIIGCYDCQTVRDRIHHPRLLSYSLNRSTGADYSVDHIQYGCHGTTARVWERGISLGLLQLKVLGQHNLQNALAVIAVGRYLGIDFATIAAALATFEGARRRFEERGQANGIRCIDDYAHHPSEISATLASARLQLGRDSQWKRIIAVFQPHRYSRTFTFLEEFSRCFGDADTVILTDIYSAGEANSGLVTGQDLADRLSEHHDQVFYSHSFSQVETTLENMLRPGDLVLFLGAGNLNQIIPNVLAAQNCMGVSSRTEAIAL is encoded by the coding sequence ATGGACTTTAGCGGTCGTCCGTTTCATTTCATTGGTATTGGTGGGATTGGTATGTCGGCCCTGGCCCATATCCTTGCCAAGCAGCAACTTCCCGTTTCTGGGTCAGATCTTCGCTCCAGTAACTTGACCCAACAGCTACAGCAACTAGGAGTAACGGTTTTTTTAGGCCAGGAGGCGGCAAACTTAGAGGCCTACCCCTTGGGAACCCGGGAGTTTGATTTACCCCAGGTGATCTGCTCCACTGCCATTCGTAAAGATAATCCTGAATACAAAGCTGCCCTAGACCTCGGTTGCCCCATCTTCCACCGCTCCGATGTGTTGGCTGCCCTGATGAAGCGATCTCAAAGTATTGCGGTTTCAGGAACCCATGGCAAAACTACCACCAGTAGCATGATTGGCTATATGCTCCTCCATGCCGGTTTAGACCCTACATTGATTATTGGCGGTGAAGTTTCTGCCTGGCAGGGCAATGCACGGGTGGGCAATAGTCGCTATCTGGTGGCGGAGGCGGATGAGTCCGATGGCTCTCTGCGGAAATTTGGGGCGAATCTGGGCATCATTACCAATATTGAACTGGATCACCCCGATCATTATCAATCCTTGGATCAGGTCGTTGATATTTTTCAGCAGTTTGCCAATGATTCAGAAATTATTATTGGTTGCTATGATTGCCAAACGGTGCGCGATCGCATTCACCATCCCCGCCTCCTCTCCTATAGCCTGAATCGCAGTACTGGCGCAGATTATTCCGTGGATCATATTCAGTACGGCTGCCATGGAACCACGGCACGGGTTTGGGAACGGGGTATTTCCCTGGGCTTACTGCAATTAAAAGTTTTAGGGCAACATAACCTCCAAAACGCCCTAGCTGTGATTGCGGTGGGTCGGTATTTAGGAATTGACTTTGCCACCATTGCCGCTGCTTTAGCCACCTTCGAGGGGGCACGTCGCCGTTTTGAGGAACGGGGCCAGGCCAATGGCATCCGCTGTATTGATGACTATGCCCACCATCCCAGTGAAATTTCAGCAACCTTGGCTTCGGCTCGCCTCCAACTGGGCCGGGACTCCCAATGGAAACGGATTATTGCTGTCTTCCAACCCCATCGCTATAGCCGCACCTTCACCTTTCTGGAGGAGTTTAGCCGCTGTTTTGGTGATGCAGATACGGTGATTTTGACCGACATTTACAGTGCCGGAGAGGCCAATTCGGGATTGGTCACTGGCCAAGACTTAGCCGATCGCCTCAGTGAGCATCATGATCAGGTCTTTTATAGTCATAGTTTTAGCCAAGTAGAAACGACCCTAGAAAATATGTTACGGCCCGGGGATCTGGTCTTATTTTTAGGAGCCGGCAACCTCAATCAGATTATTCCCAATGTTCTCGCGGCGCAAAACTGTATGGGTGTGAGTTCACGCACGGAGGCCATTGCCCTATGA
- the murB gene encoding UDP-N-acetylmuramate dehydrogenase, giving the protein MTLSSSPINPSAGRCPIRPQVSLADLTTLNVGGRAQWFVAPQTIPELQAAYQWAREQALEITVLGAGSNLLISDRGLSGLVICTKYLRYIKADEQTGQLTTGAGQPLPKLAHHAAKLGWRGLEWIVGIPGTVGGAVVMNAGAHGGCTAEHLVSALVLEPDGGLSLLTGRELAYGYRHSCLQGTQRLVLQATWQLEPGHDPALVKADTQEHLNHRLSTQPYHLPNCGSVFRNPVGHAAGNLIERSGLKGYQIGQAQVAERHANFILNRGGAKALDVYQLIQHIQARVADRWAIILQPEVKMLGDFA; this is encoded by the coding sequence ATGACCCTTTCATCTAGCCCGATTAATCCGTCCGCTGGTCGTTGCCCCATTCGCCCGCAGGTCTCCTTGGCGGATCTAACGACCCTGAATGTGGGGGGGCGGGCCCAGTGGTTTGTTGCGCCCCAAACCATTCCAGAACTTCAGGCGGCCTATCAGTGGGCCCGGGAACAGGCCCTAGAGATTACGGTACTGGGGGCAGGGTCTAATCTTTTAATTAGCGATCGCGGCCTGTCAGGGTTGGTCATTTGTACCAAATATTTACGCTACATTAAAGCGGACGAGCAAACGGGGCAATTGACAACCGGAGCCGGCCAACCCCTACCCAAACTGGCCCACCATGCGGCTAAACTGGGCTGGCGGGGTCTAGAGTGGATTGTGGGTATCCCCGGAACCGTGGGCGGTGCGGTGGTGATGAATGCGGGGGCCCATGGGGGTTGCACCGCAGAGCATCTTGTTTCCGCCTTGGTACTAGAACCCGATGGTGGACTCTCATTATTAACGGGACGGGAACTGGCCTATGGCTATCGTCATTCCTGTTTGCAAGGAACGCAGCGACTGGTGCTACAGGCCACTTGGCAGTTGGAGCCAGGACACGATCCAGCCCTCGTTAAGGCTGATACCCAGGAGCATCTAAATCATCGCTTGAGTACCCAGCCCTACCATTTACCCAACTGTGGCAGCGTCTTTCGCAATCCCGTGGGCCATGCCGCCGGTAACCTGATTGAACGATCTGGACTGAAGGGCTATCAAATTGGCCAAGCCCAGGTGGCTGAACGTCACGCTAACTTCATTCTGAATCGGGGGGGAGCCAAGGCGTTAGATGTTTATCAGTTGATTCAGCATATCCAGGCCCGTGTCGCCGATCGCTGGGCAATCATCTTACAGCCAGAAGTAAAAATGCTTGGGGACTTTGCCTAA
- a CDS encoding glycosyltransferase: MIVRNEAEELAACLASVQGVVDEAIILDTGSEDSTIEIARNWGARVYEAPWPNDFAAARNLALRYVTTDWVLVLDADETLIPAVGAVLPNICQRPDLLVVTLVRQEVDAIPPYSQVSRLFRRHPELYFHRPYHESIDDSALALIEREPHWQIAHLEDIAIRHTGYRRDRLVARNKPALATKIMATYLAKHPQDAYICAKLGGLYLGQGELQEAEKTLKQGLRVGERPAQVSFELYYQLGNLYSYQQLWPEAIAHYQHCLETGIPPLTQVAAYLRLGEAQKYAKQWPQAISSYQAAIDRDPNLAIAYQNQAVLLFRLGQIPTALEQFRRAIALFDDQNPEEAQRLRQELRSIGFSLLS; encoded by the coding sequence ATGATTGTTCGCAATGAAGCTGAGGAACTGGCGGCATGCTTGGCCAGTGTCCAAGGGGTGGTGGATGAAGCCATTATCCTGGATACCGGGTCAGAGGATAGCACCATTGAGATTGCCCGAAATTGGGGGGCAAGGGTTTATGAAGCACCCTGGCCAAACGACTTCGCCGCTGCCCGTAATCTTGCTCTAAGGTACGTAACAACGGATTGGGTTTTGGTTTTAGATGCCGATGAAACCCTGATACCAGCGGTGGGGGCTGTTCTACCCAACATTTGCCAACGTCCTGATTTGCTGGTTGTCACCCTTGTCCGCCAAGAAGTGGATGCCATTCCCCCCTATTCCCAAGTGTCCCGCCTCTTCCGTCGCCATCCAGAGCTTTACTTTCACCGTCCGTACCATGAATCAATAGACGACAGTGCCCTTGCCCTGATTGAGCGGGAACCCCATTGGCAAATTGCCCACCTGGAAGATATTGCCATTCGCCATACGGGCTACCGCCGCGATCGCCTAGTGGCCCGGAATAAACCAGCCCTAGCCACAAAAATCATGGCCACCTATCTGGCCAAGCACCCGCAGGATGCCTATATCTGTGCTAAGTTGGGCGGCCTCTACCTCGGTCAAGGCGAATTACAGGAGGCGGAGAAAACCCTGAAGCAGGGCCTCAGAGTTGGGGAACGACCCGCCCAGGTGTCCTTTGAACTGTATTATCAATTGGGGAATCTTTACAGCTATCAGCAATTGTGGCCCGAGGCGATCGCCCACTATCAGCACTGTTTAGAAACCGGCATTCCACCCCTCACCCAAGTGGCAGCCTACCTGCGCCTAGGGGAGGCTCAAAAATACGCCAAACAATGGCCCCAGGCGATCTCTTCTTATCAAGCGGCCATCGATCGGGATCCAAACCTGGCGATCGCTTACCAAAATCAGGCGGTATTACTGTTTAGATTGGGGCAAATTCCCACGGCCCTAGAGCAATTTCGCCGGGCGATCGCCCTGTTTGACGATCAAAACCCTGAAGAGGCCCAACGACTACGCCAAGAACTAAGGTCGATAGGGTTTTCCCTGTTGAGTTAA
- a CDS encoding retroviral-like aspartic protease, translating to MRDGQIYSFTERIDNLGRSVIMPYIPLMLTLGDRSLEVTGLLDTGASVNVLPYEIGLQLGAVWENQGVSIPLSGNLARSESRGLVVAGQISQFPPVLLGFAWTEMRDVPVILGHMNFFAEFNVCFYRHELAFEVCPKDG from the coding sequence ATGCGTGATGGGCAGATCTATTCATTCACTGAACGAATAGATAATCTGGGCAGATCGGTCATCATGCCATATATTCCTTTAATGCTCACACTGGGCGATCGCTCTCTAGAAGTGACAGGATTGTTAGACACAGGTGCGAGTGTTAATGTTTTGCCCTACGAGATTGGTTTACAGCTAGGCGCAGTATGGGAAAATCAAGGGGTCTCTATTCCATTAAGCGGGAATTTAGCGCGGAGTGAGTCGCGCGGCTTGGTTGTCGCGGGTCAGATCTCTCAATTCCCTCCTGTTCTGCTAGGATTTGCTTGGACTGAGATGAGAGATGTGCCTGTTATTTTAGGCCACATGAACTTCTTTGCAGAGTTCAACGTTTGTTTTTACCGCCATGAGTTGGCTTTTGAAGTTTGCCCAAAAGACGGATAA
- a CDS encoding NAD(P)H-quinone oxidoreductase subunit J yields the protein MTDTPASDAPIVEAGPVSRKLAENGLTCEYLGVDASAIEMVKIDRDDLLSVCQALVADGFNYLQCQCAYDLGAGQDLVSMYHLIKLTDEGDRPPEVRLKVFLPRDDARVPSVYWIWKTADWQERESYDMYGIVYEGHPHLKRLLMPEDWVGWPMRKDYITPDFYELQEAY from the coding sequence GTGACTGATACCCCTGCAAGTGATGCCCCCATTGTTGAAGCTGGGCCGGTTTCCCGCAAGTTGGCGGAAAATGGTCTCACCTGTGAGTACCTGGGTGTGGATGCCTCGGCCATTGAAATGGTGAAGATAGATCGGGATGATTTACTCTCGGTTTGTCAGGCCCTAGTGGCAGATGGATTTAACTATCTTCAGTGCCAATGTGCCTACGACTTGGGGGCAGGTCAGGATTTGGTGAGCATGTATCATCTGATTAAGCTCACGGATGAGGGCGATCGCCCGCCGGAAGTCCGGCTCAAAGTTTTTCTACCCCGGGATGATGCCCGTGTTCCTTCGGTCTATTGGATTTGGAAGACGGCGGATTGGCAGGAGCGGGAATCCTACGATATGTATGGCATTGTCTATGAGGGGCACCCCCACTTGAAGCGGTTACTCATGCCCGAAGACTGGGTGGGTTGGCCAATGCGGAAGGATTATATTACCCCTGATTTTTATGAACTTCAGGAGGCTTACTAA
- the ndhC gene encoding photosynthetic/respiratory NAD(P)H-quinone oxidoreductase subunit C — protein MFVLSGYEYFLGFLLICSLVPVLALVASKIVRPKGEVLTRLTTYESGMEPIGGAWIQFNIRYYMFALVFVIFDVETVFLYPWAVAFHRLGVLAFIEALIFIAILIIALVFAWRKGALEWS, from the coding sequence GTGTTTGTCCTCTCTGGCTACGAATATTTCTTAGGCTTTCTGCTCATTTGCAGCTTAGTGCCGGTTTTAGCGTTGGTTGCATCCAAAATAGTCCGACCCAAGGGAGAGGTTCTCACCCGTTTGACCACCTACGAGTCTGGGATGGAACCCATTGGCGGGGCTTGGATTCAGTTTAATATTCGCTACTATATGTTCGCCTTGGTCTTCGTCATCTTTGATGTGGAAACGGTCTTTCTCTATCCCTGGGCCGTTGCCTTTCACCGCTTAGGGGTGTTGGCCTTTATTGAAGCCTTGATTTTCATTGCAATTTTGATCATTGCCCTTGTCTTTGCCTGGCGAAAAGGGGCTTTAGAATGGTCTTAA
- a CDS encoding NIL domain-containing protein, with translation MKKRVTLTFPRRAIQMPITYRLAKDFNVAANIIRAQVAPNQVGKLVLELAGDIDQLEAAMEWMRSQSIDVSLASREIMVDEQICVHCGLCTGVCPTQALSLQTETFQLQFSRSRCIVCEQCVSACPVEAISTNF, from the coding sequence TTGAAAAAACGAGTCACCCTCACCTTTCCCCGGCGTGCAATCCAGATGCCCATTACCTATCGATTGGCGAAAGATTTTAATGTGGCAGCTAATATTATCCGCGCCCAAGTGGCCCCCAACCAAGTGGGAAAACTGGTCTTGGAACTGGCGGGAGATATTGATCAGCTAGAAGCGGCCATGGAGTGGATGCGAAGTCAAAGTATTGATGTATCCTTGGCTAGCCGTGAAATCATGGTGGATGAGCAGATCTGCGTCCATTGCGGCCTCTGTACAGGGGTTTGTCCAACCCAGGCCCTTTCCCTCCAAACCGAAACCTTTCAGCTTCAGTTTAGTCGCTCTCGCTGTATTGTTTGTGAACAATGTGTCTCTGCCTGCCCCGTAGAAGCCATTTCCACGAACTTCTAG
- the pdhA gene encoding pyruvate dehydrogenase (acetyl-transferring) E1 component subunit alpha — MVQERILPTLSLPQTHINREQGLVLYEDMVLGRSFEDKCAEMYYRGRMFGFVHLYNGQEAVSTGVIKAMRPDDYVCSTYRDHVHALSAGVPARQVMAELFGKATGCSKGRGGSMHLFSAEHNLLGGFAFVAEGIPVATGAAFQTMYRRQVMGDSNADQVTACFFGDGASNNGQFFECLNMASLWKLPILFVVENNKWAIGMAHERASSETEIYQKAKVFGMVGEEVDGMDVLAVRTVAEAAVARARAGEGPTLIEALTYRFRGHSLADPDELRSKQEKEFWLTRDPIKKLGAYLIEQKLATADELKAIDKKIEALVEEAVEFADASPEPDPSELRNYIFAEDT, encoded by the coding sequence ATGGTTCAAGAGCGTATCCTGCCAACTTTATCGCTGCCCCAAACCCACATCAATCGGGAGCAAGGGCTTGTCCTTTATGAGGATATGGTTCTTGGCCGTTCCTTTGAAGATAAATGTGCCGAGATGTATTACCGGGGGCGGATGTTTGGCTTTGTCCATTTATATAACGGCCAGGAAGCCGTCTCCACGGGCGTAATTAAGGCCATGCGCCCCGATGATTACGTCTGTAGTACCTATCGAGATCACGTCCATGCCCTGAGCGCAGGGGTTCCGGCCCGACAGGTGATGGCGGAGTTATTTGGCAAGGCAACGGGATGCAGCAAGGGGCGGGGGGGATCGATGCATCTTTTTTCCGCCGAGCATAATTTATTGGGGGGCTTTGCCTTTGTTGCTGAGGGAATTCCGGTGGCAACGGGGGCCGCTTTTCAAACCATGTATCGCCGTCAGGTGATGGGGGACAGCAACGCCGATCAAGTGACCGCCTGCTTTTTTGGGGATGGGGCCAGTAACAATGGACAGTTTTTTGAATGCTTGAATATGGCATCCCTCTGGAAGCTCCCCATTCTATTTGTGGTGGAAAACAATAAGTGGGCGATCGGTATGGCCCACGAGCGGGCTAGCTCGGAAACGGAAATTTACCAAAAAGCTAAAGTCTTTGGCATGGTTGGCGAAGAAGTAGATGGCATGGATGTGTTAGCAGTACGCACCGTGGCGGAGGCGGCCGTTGCCCGGGCCCGGGCAGGGGAGGGGCCCACATTGATTGAGGCCTTGACCTATCGCTTCCGCGGCCATTCTCTGGCGGATCCTGATGAGTTGCGCTCCAAGCAAGAAAAAGAATTCTGGTTGACGCGGGATCCCATCAAGAAATTAGGGGCCTATTTGATTGAGCAAAAACTTGCGACGGCAGATGAACTCAAGGCCATTGATAAAAAAATTGAGGCCCTCGTTGAAGAGGCTGTGGAATTTGCCGATGCCAGCCCTGAGCCAGACCCCAGTGAATTGCGGAACTATATCTTTGCCGAGGATACCTAG